In Thermoanaerobaculia bacterium, the genomic stretch ATTCGGACGAAGGCGTCGACAACCAGAAGAGGCATATCGGGAACGTCGGTCTTGATGGTGATCTTACTGCTCAGATTTCCCGTTGGAGCATCGGGCTTCACTTTCAGGGAAAGAGTGGCCGTCTGTCCCTCTGTAATGGCTGTACCCCATGCCGGATCGGAGGATACCTCCATATAATCCGGTTTCGCTTCAAGTCCCAGAAGTTTGAAGGTCTTTCCATCCGTGTGCTTGACCGTGACGGTCTGATCTCCACCCTTTGTTTCGTACCCTGTGAAACTCACGCGCTCCGGGACCAGGGTGAATACGGTTTTGATGGTCGCCTTCATGGTGAGTGTCGTCACGGGAAGTTTGGTGTCATTGGTTTCGACCCGTATGGTTTTGGATATGGGGCCGGAATAGTGGTCTGTCTTTACCTGGGCATGGATCTTTCCCTCCCCACCGGGGGGGATTTCCCGGTCAAACCGGGTGACTGCGCATCCTCACCCGGGTTTCGCGGAGAGAATCTTCAAGACCGCGGTCCCAGAATTTTTCACAAGAAAATCATGCTCCACAACCGTGCCTTTCATGACGATTCCGGCATCAAAGCTTGTCTGATCGATCGTCATACTCGGGGCACTGTCCTGTGCCATCAGCATAAATGCCGAAAGGAGGAGCAGGAGAAAAAAGATCCGTTTCATGGTGCCTCCTATTGAGATACAGAGGGTATTCTACCACAGGCCGCATTTCAACCCTTGCGACTCTGTCTCTGTTTGTACGAATCTCGAGAGGGTAGTGTTGGGACCCTATTTTTTCTTCCGGCGACTCCCGGTATCGTGAATCAGATAGTACGAAAGAGTCTCCAGGAAGATCTTCATGTCTACATATTCAAGGCGTACCCCGATCTTTTCCTGGATCCGCTTGGGGGCGAAATTCAGGATCGCCTTGATCCCCAGGGAAGTGAGCCGATCATACACATCCTGCGCACTTTCGGGATGAACCGCGATGACACCGATGTCGGCTCCGGTTTCCTGGATAATGTCCTTAAGATGAACGACATCCTTGATTTCCATCTTCTTTCGGGTCACGTGACCGATCTTTTTCGGATCCGTGTCAAAAAGCCCTACGACCTTGAACCCACCGGTGTTGAATCCCTTGAATCCGGCGATCGCCTGCCCCAGATGGCCGGCTCCGACAATGACGACGGAGTGCTCGACCGTGAGACCCAGAATCCTCTGCAGATGTTCACGGAGAAGCGGGACATTGTATCCGACTCCCCTGACCCCGAATTCTCCGAAATAGGCGAGGTCCTTCCGAATCTGAGCCGAATTGAGGTGAAACCGTCGTGCCAGCTCCTGCGATGAAACGGTAGAAGTCCCTTCGTCCTCAAGGGTAATCAGACACCGCAGGTAGAGGCTGAGTCGATTGATGGTTACATCGGAAATGTTTTGTAATTTTGTGTTCATTTACCATCCCCCCAGGAATGTACCGGCAATGTTTTGCGCCATGATCAGAAGCCGATCCGGGAAAACACCAAAAAATAGTAAAAAGAGCAGAGCGGTAAGGGAAGCAAAACCGACCCGCCAGTCCCCCGCCGGGAGATCCCGGTCTTCCGGAGATTTCATATAAAGGTAATAGACCACACGAATGTAATAGTAGATGGAAATGATGGAATTCAGAATCCCGATGAATACAAGCCCGGTGTAATGGGCGTTCAAGCCAGCCTTGAAGAGAGCGAACTTGGCCATAAAGCCCGCAAAGGGTGGAATTCCGGTCAGCGAGAAGAGGCAGGCCGCCAGAACAAAGGCGGAAAAAGGCCTGGAAAACCCCAGCCCGCCAAAATCACGGAGCGTGTGGGGCTCTTCTTCGCCGCGCCCGAGAAAACCGATCAGGGCAAAGGCGGTCAGGGTCATGACAACGTAAACGGGGAGATAGAAGAAAATGGCCGTGTAGGCTTCCGAAGTCCCCGCAACCACACCGATCAGCAGGTAGCCCATATGTGCAATACCCGAATAGGCCAGCATCCGCTTGACATCCCGCTGGGCCAGCGCCACCAGGTTTCCCATGATCATTGTGAGAATGCAGACAGCGCCCAGGATTTTGATGGGCACATCCCCCCCTGCCAGGGTGAAGAGCCGGATGAAAACCACAATTGCGGCCACTTTGGGCAGCGTGGAAAGGTAGGTTGTAACCGGTGAGGCCGAACCCTGGTAAACATCCGGAGCCCATCCGTGAACGGGAAAGACAGCCATCTTGAAGGCAAAGGCCGCAAGGAGGAAGAAGATGACGATGGTGAAGGTCGTCCCGTCGGACGGAATTTTCAGGATCAGGATATTCCCGGTGAGACCGTAATAAAAGGCCGCACCAAAGATGAGAATGGCCGAAGCGAAGGCCCCCATGAGAAAGTATTTCAGGGATGCTTCCGGGGCGACATCGGTGTCCCGGTAATAGGCCGTCAGGACATAGAGGCATACGGAGAGAAGCTCAAGGCCTATGAGGACGGACAGCAGGTTGGAACCTCGAACCATCCAGATCATCCCGACGGTCCCCCACAGGATAAGGGTGTAGAACTCTCCGCGGACGACACCGTCCCGCTTTAATAGGGCGGGGGCAAAGAGGATGGCGAGAAAGGTGCCCGCGATCAGCAGAGTATTGAGCCCCTGTGTAGCCAGAGAGGTATGGATGGAATCCATAAAGAACGAACCCGGGGCCTGGTTCCATTCCGCCCACCCGGAGAGGACGGTTCCAGCCAGGGCCAGGATCCATGCACCGGGCCTCAGGCGTTTGGCAAAGGCTTCCAGCAGAAGCATCAGAAGCCCGGTGACAATCAGGATAATTTCGGGGAAGAGGGACATGGGGTTCATGGAGCCACCCATAACTGATAATTCTTCAGAAATTCCTGTACTGCCGGTTCAATTCTGGAAAGGAAGGTGGAAGGATATACGCCGATCCACACGATAAAAATACCCAGGATCAGAACACAGATGATCTCACGAATCGAAAGATCCTGAAGTCCTTCGAGGGTTGCGGTGTTCACGGCGCCAAAAAAGACCTTTCGAACCAGGTAAAGAAGGTATACGGCGGCAAAAATAACGCCCGACGTTGCGATGATCGTTGCAGTCTTAAAGACGGGGAAGGCCCCTGCCAGTACAAGGAACTCACCGATAAATCCATTCAGTCCGGGGAGTCCCACCGAGGAGAGCGTGACCAGGAGGAAGAGCGCAAAGAAGACGGGCATGACCGCAGCCAGACCTCCATAATCTTCCATCATCCGGGTATGGGTACGATCGTAAATAAAACCAACCATAAGGAAGAGCGCCCCGGTGGAGAGCCCGTGGTTCACCATCTGAATCACACTTCCGGTAACCCCGAGGGAGGTCATGGCAAAGAGTCCCAGCATGACAAAACCAAGATGAGCCACGGAGGAATAGGCAACAAGCTTTTTCACATCCTTCTGGGCAAAGGACACCCAGGCACCATACGTGATTCCGACCACCGCCAGCACGACGAGCCAGGGGAGGGAGGCGGTATACGCCCGTGGAAACAAGGGGATGGCGAACCGGATAAATCCGTAGGAACCCAGTTTCAGCAGAACACCGGCCAGGATAATGGAACCGCCGGCAGGAGCCTCGACATGGGCATCGGGCAGCCAGGTGTGGACCGGGACAAGGGGAACCTTGATCCCGAAGGCAAGAGCAAAGGCCAGAAAACAGAGCATGGCTGCCCCGGTGGGGAGGTCTCCGTTGACATAGTCAGCCAGCTGAAAGGTGAGAATTCCCGTGGCGGCATGGTGCTGAACCACGAGGTACAGGATGGCGAAAAACATCAGAAAGGATCCAACGGCTGTGAATAGGAAAAACTTCACCGCGGCATAGATCCTGCGTTTTCCTCCCCAAACCCCGATGATGAGGTACATCGGAATCAGGAGAAGTTCCCAGAAGATATAGAAGAGAAAGAGATCCAGTGCGGAAAAGGCGCCGATTACGGCTGCTTCCAGCACCAGGAAAGCCACATGGTAGGCACGCACGTGAGTGGAAATGGAGCGCCAGCCAGCGAGAATCACCACCGGGAGCAACAGAGCCGTCAGAATGATGAGAAGGAGTGAAATTCCATCGACCGCAAGGTGGTAATGGACATTAAATTTCGAAATCCAAAGGAGGTTTTCTTCAAACTGGAACGAAGCGTTTGGTTCAAAGCGAAGAAAGAGTACAACCCCGGCTGCAAAAACCACGACACTGACCAGCAGGGAAAAGATACGCTGGGCGGTCTCGGATGTCCGCGGGAAAAAGAGGAGGAGAAAGGCTCCGGCAAGGGGAGCAAAGATCATGAAGGAGAGAATGGGCACACCGAAAAAGGTCACATCATC encodes the following:
- a CDS encoding redox-sensing transcriptional repressor Rex, yielding MNTKLQNISDVTINRLSLYLRCLITLEDEGTSTVSSQELARRFHLNSAQIRKDLAYFGEFGVRGVGYNVPLLREHLQRILGLTVEHSVVIVGAGHLGQAIAGFKGFNTGGFKVVGLFDTDPKKIGHVTRKKMEIKDVVHLKDIIQETGADIGVIAVHPESAQDVYDRLTSLGIKAILNFAPKRIQEKIGVRLEYVDMKIFLETLSYYLIHDTGSRRKKK
- a CDS encoding NADH-quinone oxidoreductase subunit N, which encodes MNPMSLFPEIILIVTGLLMLLLEAFAKRLRPGAWILALAGTVLSGWAEWNQAPGSFFMDSIHTSLATQGLNTLLIAGTFLAILFAPALLKRDGVVRGEFYTLILWGTVGMIWMVRGSNLLSVLIGLELLSVCLYVLTAYYRDTDVAPEASLKYFLMGAFASAILIFGAAFYYGLTGNILILKIPSDGTTFTIVIFFLLAAFAFKMAVFPVHGWAPDVYQGSASPVTTYLSTLPKVAAIVVFIRLFTLAGGDVPIKILGAVCILTMIMGNLVALAQRDVKRMLAYSGIAHMGYLLIGVVAGTSEAYTAIFFYLPVYVVMTLTAFALIGFLGRGEEEPHTLRDFGGLGFSRPFSAFVLAACLFSLTGIPPFAGFMAKFALFKAGLNAHYTGLVFIGILNSIISIYYYIRVVYYLYMKSPEDRDLPAGDWRVGFASLTALLFLLFFGVFPDRLLIMAQNIAGTFLGGW
- a CDS encoding NADH-quinone oxidoreductase subunit M, with the protein product MTFFGVPILSFMIFAPLAGAFLLLFFPRTSETAQRIFSLLVSVVVFAAGVVLFLRFEPNASFQFEENLLWISKFNVHYHLAVDGISLLLIILTALLLPVVILAGWRSISTHVRAYHVAFLVLEAAVIGAFSALDLFLFYIFWELLLIPMYLIIGVWGGKRRIYAAVKFFLFTAVGSFLMFFAILYLVVQHHAATGILTFQLADYVNGDLPTGAAMLCFLAFALAFGIKVPLVPVHTWLPDAHVEAPAGGSIILAGVLLKLGSYGFIRFAIPLFPRAYTASLPWLVVLAVVGITYGAWVSFAQKDVKKLVAYSSVAHLGFVMLGLFAMTSLGVTGSVIQMVNHGLSTGALFLMVGFIYDRTHTRMMEDYGGLAAVMPVFFALFLLVTLSSVGLPGLNGFIGEFLVLAGAFPVFKTATIIATSGVIFAAVYLLYLVRKVFFGAVNTATLEGLQDLSIREIICVLILGIFIVWIGVYPSTFLSRIEPAVQEFLKNYQLWVAP